The following are from one region of the Jeongeupia sp. USM3 genome:
- a CDS encoding glycoside hydrolase family 19 protein — protein sequence MQYHRIAAALAVAVTAHAYAAYPAWQEGQTYTAGSYVSYSGSDYQALVTHTAYVGANWNPASTPTLWKKIGSGTPTPTPTPTPAPTPAPTPAPTPAPTPAPTPAPTPAPTPAPTPAPTPAPTPAPTPAPTPAPSGCTAAAWSSSTAYNGGATVSYNGRNYQAKWWTQNNVPSSSTGEGQPWNDLGACSGTPTPTPTPTPTPTPTPTPTPTPTPTPTPTPAPASYKPQVSFIAAPAGYPTDAQFTAAENALASQAGTDAGAIARIRAALRVLPDTEVEAVVPGRAANPDNVKRVERVLGEAKFDSFFPVRNIGYTYVNFLRGVAKFPAYCDNYGDGRDADAICRKLLATSFAHFVQETGANWPALTPATARSYPAQNNPVLATMPQNEAIPTYKQALWYLRENGYVEGSAVGAYQDCFRGTGSSIFSVFYPCSQNASGQTIDYFGRGSKQLSWNYNYGAFSKSLYGDVNVLLDNPGRVADTWLNFASAIWFAVYPQSPKPPMTWVVDGTWVPNAVDQANNMSPGFGATVHIINGGIECGGGTEKSQVLNRIAAYKEFARELAVPVPASEVLGCASMKGFQPGSAAATKAYLDKNWGYNGSNPGGVSWACQLVDYQMPFSLANPGDYKQCVDYMFRGQVKYNGQIVIDNTK from the coding sequence ATGCAATACCACCGCATTGCGGCCGCGCTCGCGGTCGCCGTCACGGCGCATGCCTACGCCGCCTACCCGGCGTGGCAGGAAGGCCAGACTTACACCGCCGGCAGCTACGTGTCTTACAGCGGCAGCGATTACCAGGCACTGGTCACGCATACCGCCTACGTCGGCGCCAACTGGAACCCGGCCTCGACGCCGACGCTGTGGAAGAAGATCGGCAGCGGTACGCCGACCCCCACACCGACGCCGACGCCCGCACCGACGCCCGCACCGACGCCCGCACCGACGCCCGCACCGACTCCGGCGCCGACCCCCGCGCCGACCCCCGCGCCGACCCCCGCGCCGACCCCCGCGCCGACTCCGGCGCCGACCCCTGCGCCAACCCCTGCGCCAACCCCTGCGCCGTCCGGCTGCACCGCCGCGGCGTGGTCGTCGAGCACCGCGTACAACGGTGGCGCGACGGTCAGCTACAACGGCCGCAACTATCAGGCCAAGTGGTGGACGCAGAACAACGTGCCGTCGAGCAGCACCGGTGAAGGCCAGCCGTGGAACGATCTGGGCGCCTGCTCCGGCACGCCGACGCCGACGCCGACCCCGACTCCGACTCCGACTCCGACTCCGACGCCGACGCCGACGCCGACCCCGACCCCGACCCCGACGCCCGCACCGGCGTCGTACAAGCCGCAGGTGAGCTTCATCGCCGCGCCGGCCGGCTACCCGACCGATGCGCAGTTCACCGCCGCCGAGAACGCGTTGGCATCGCAGGCCGGTACCGACGCCGGCGCCATCGCCCGCATCCGTGCCGCGCTGCGCGTGCTGCCCGATACCGAAGTCGAAGCCGTGGTGCCGGGGCGCGCCGCCAATCCGGACAACGTGAAGCGCGTCGAGCGCGTGCTCGGCGAAGCGAAGTTCGATTCGTTCTTCCCGGTGCGCAACATCGGCTACACCTACGTGAACTTCCTGCGCGGCGTGGCCAAGTTCCCGGCGTATTGCGACAACTACGGTGACGGCCGCGATGCCGATGCGATCTGCCGCAAGCTGCTGGCGACCTCGTTCGCCCACTTCGTCCAGGAAACCGGTGCCAACTGGCCGGCGCTGACCCCGGCGACCGCGCGCAGCTATCCGGCGCAGAACAACCCGGTGCTGGCGACGATGCCGCAGAACGAGGCGATCCCGACGTACAAGCAGGCGCTGTGGTACCTGCGCGAGAACGGCTATGTTGAGGGCTCGGCCGTCGGGGCGTACCAGGACTGCTTCCGCGGTACCGGCAGCTCGATCTTCTCGGTCTTCTACCCGTGCAGCCAGAACGCCTCGGGCCAGACGATCGACTACTTCGGCCGCGGCTCCAAGCAGCTCTCGTGGAACTACAACTACGGTGCCTTTAGCAAGTCGCTGTACGGCGACGTCAACGTGCTGCTCGACAATCCAGGTCGCGTAGCGGACACCTGGCTGAACTTCGCCTCGGCGATCTGGTTCGCGGTCTACCCGCAATCGCCCAAGCCGCCGATGACCTGGGTCGTCGACGGCACCTGGGTGCCGAACGCGGTCGACCAGGCCAACAACATGAGCCCGGGCTTCGGCGCCACCGTGCACATCATCAACGGCGGCATCGAGTGCGGCGGCGGTACCGAGAAGTCGCAGGTGCTGAACCGGATCGCGGCGTACAAGGAATTTGCCCGCGAACTGGCCGTGCCGGTGCCGGCCAGCGAGGTCCTCGGTTGCGCCAGCATGAAGGGCTTCCAGCCGGGTTCGGCCGCTGCGACCAAGGCCTACCTCGACAAGAACTGGGGCTACAACGGCAGCAACCCGGGCGGCGTGTCGTGGGCGTGCCAGCTGGTCGACTACCAGATGCCGTTCTCGCTCGCCAATCCGGGTGACTACAAGCAGTGCGTCGACTACATGTTCCGCGGCCAGGTGAAGTACAACGGCCAGATCGTGATCGACAACACCAAGTAA
- a CDS encoding pseudouridine synthase: MSDQSADLPSGPACALPELVPPDPWQPAVLHAAADFVVAYKPPNLSFHRERDTPGLVERIRELYGAPLWPVHRLDAITSGLIVLATSNDAASAFGERFAAREMDKVYLALSDRKPAKKQGMISGGMAAGRGGNWRLTREDALFAKTRFVSASVSPGLRLYALKPYTGRTHQLRVAMKSISAPIVGDTRYGGSEADRGYLHATLLAFDWIDGAHAFYCPPCAGSLFVTDACRIAQASLGNLQTVWSG; encoded by the coding sequence GTGTCCGATCAGTCCGCCGATCTGCCTTCCGGTCCAGCCTGTGCGCTGCCCGAGCTTGTCCCGCCCGATCCGTGGCAGCCGGCCGTGCTGCACGCGGCGGCGGATTTCGTCGTTGCCTACAAGCCGCCGAACCTGTCGTTCCACCGCGAGCGCGACACGCCCGGCCTGGTCGAGCGCATCCGCGAGCTTTACGGCGCGCCGTTGTGGCCGGTGCACCGGCTCGATGCGATCACCTCGGGGCTGATCGTGCTGGCGACGTCAAACGACGCCGCCAGCGCATTCGGCGAACGCTTTGCCGCGCGCGAGATGGACAAGGTGTATCTGGCGCTGTCCGACCGCAAGCCGGCGAAGAAGCAGGGCATGATCAGCGGCGGCATGGCGGCCGGGCGCGGCGGCAACTGGCGGCTGACGCGCGAGGATGCGCTGTTCGCGAAAACGCGCTTCGTCAGCGCCAGTGTCTCGCCGGGGTTGCGGCTGTATGCACTCAAACCGTATACCGGCCGCACCCACCAGCTGCGGGTGGCGATGAAAAGCATCTCGGCGCCGATCGTCGGCGACACGCGCTACGGCGGCAGCGAGGCCGATCGCGGCTACCTGCACGCGACGCTGCTGGCGTTCGACTGGATTGACGGCGCGCATGCGTTCTACTGCCCGCCCTGTGCCGGCAGCCTGTTCGTGACCGACGCCTGCCGCATTGCACAAGCGTCGCTGGGCAACTTACAAACGGTCTGGTCCGGCTAG
- the rlmH gene encoding 23S rRNA (pseudouridine(1915)-N(3))-methyltransferase RlmH has protein sequence MKLIIIAVGHKMPGWIEDGFAEYQKRLPREFALTLVELKPDKRAGSKTPQQVMQEEAERILAAIPQGARVLAMDERGANWTTMALAEKMKAWHVDGRDTVFIIGGTDGLDPSVKQRADQLLQLSAMTLPHGMVRVLLAEQLYRAYSILHNHPYHRE, from the coding sequence ATGAAGCTCATCATCATCGCCGTCGGCCACAAGATGCCCGGCTGGATCGAGGACGGATTCGCCGAATACCAGAAACGGCTGCCGCGCGAGTTTGCGCTGACGCTGGTCGAGCTCAAGCCGGACAAGCGTGCCGGCAGCAAGACGCCGCAGCAGGTCATGCAGGAGGAAGCCGAACGCATCCTCGCCGCGATCCCGCAGGGCGCGCGCGTGCTGGCGATGGACGAACGCGGCGCCAACTGGACGACGATGGCGCTCGCCGAAAAGATGAAGGCCTGGCACGTCGACGGCCGCGATACCGTGTTCATCATCGGCGGCACCGACGGCCTCGACCCCAGCGTCAAGCAGCGCGCCGACCAGTTACTGCAGCTGTCGGCGATGACCTTGCCGCACGGCATGGTGCGGGTGCTGCTGGCCGAACAGCTGTACCGGGCGTATTCGATCCTGCACAACCACCCCTACCATCGGGAGTGA
- a CDS encoding glutathione S-transferase family protein: protein MYELHYYPGNANLAPHIVLEELGAAHTLRLVDRTQNAHKSADYLKLNPTGRIPVLVDDALVLFETAAICLHLVDRHPEAGLAPAVGSRERAHFYKWLVYLTNTLQAETLTYFYPERLCDDAAQADVIRHHAEVRINEMLDLLEAEFARHGGSWLLGEHYSAADAYLLMLCRWTRGMHRPARSRPHLAAFLARGMARPAVQRAFAAEGIGEPYY from the coding sequence ATGTACGAACTGCACTACTACCCCGGCAACGCCAACCTTGCGCCGCACATCGTCCTCGAGGAGCTGGGTGCCGCGCACACGCTGCGCCTCGTCGACCGGACGCAGAACGCGCACAAATCGGCCGACTACCTGAAGCTGAACCCGACCGGGCGGATTCCGGTACTGGTCGACGACGCTCTGGTGCTGTTCGAAACCGCGGCGATCTGCCTGCATCTGGTCGACCGGCACCCGGAGGCCGGCCTCGCCCCGGCGGTGGGCAGCAGGGAGCGGGCGCACTTCTACAAGTGGCTGGTCTACCTGACCAACACGCTGCAGGCCGAGACGCTGACCTATTTCTACCCCGAACGGCTGTGCGATGACGCGGCGCAGGCCGACGTCATCCGGCACCACGCCGAAGTGCGGATCAACGAGATGCTCGACCTGCTCGAAGCCGAGTTTGCCCGTCACGGCGGCTCGTGGCTGCTCGGCGAGCACTACAGCGCCGCTGACGCCTACCTGCTGATGCTGTGCCGCTGGACGCGCGGCATGCACCGGCCGGCGCGCAGCCGCCCGCATCTGGCCGCCTTCCTCGCCCGCGGCATGGCGCGGCCGGCGGTGCAGCGCGCGTTCGCCGCCGAAGGCATCGGCGAACCGTATTACTGA
- the fosX gene encoding FosX/FosE/FosI family fosfomycin resistance hydrolase, with amino-acid sequence MAIRGISHLTFIVRDLDRSARLLTEGLGADEVYDSDDRQFSLSREKFFVLGGVWLALMEGEPVERSYRHAAFALDDADLPAYAARLAALGVEIRPPRPRVDGEGQSLYFYDYDNNLFELHTGTLAHRLAQYRRGQ; translated from the coding sequence ATGGCAATACGCGGCATCAGCCACCTGACCTTCATCGTCCGCGACCTCGATCGCAGCGCACGGCTGCTGACCGAGGGACTCGGCGCCGACGAGGTCTACGACAGCGACGACCGGCAGTTTTCGCTCTCGCGCGAAAAGTTCTTCGTGCTCGGCGGCGTGTGGCTGGCGCTGATGGAAGGCGAACCGGTCGAACGCTCCTACCGCCACGCTGCATTTGCGCTCGACGACGCCGACCTGCCCGCCTACGCAGCGCGGCTGGCCGCGCTCGGCGTCGAAATCAGGCCGCCACGGCCGCGCGTCGACGGAGAAGGACAATCGCTGTATTTCTACGATTACGACAACAATCTGTTCGAATTGCACACCGGCACGCTGGCACACCGATTGGCGCAATATCGGCGCGGGCAATAA
- a CDS encoding nucleoside triphosphate pyrophosphatase, with the protein MTDLYLASGSPRRRELLGQTGVAFERIVAEIDETPLGNETPLDYVKRLAAAKAEAGWAAMHGQGLAALPVLAADTTVALGSVILGKPADAADATRMLQRLSGTTHDVLTGVGLRTEAGVDVVVSVSRVTFMQLSDAQIAAYVASGEPMDKAGAYGIQGLGGLFVARLEGSFTGVVGLPLHETAMLLGRHGLGRLAA; encoded by the coding sequence ATGACCGACCTCTACCTCGCCTCCGGCAGCCCGCGCCGCCGTGAACTCCTCGGCCAGACCGGCGTCGCCTTCGAGCGCATCGTCGCCGAGATCGACGAGACGCCGCTCGGGAACGAAACCCCGCTGGATTACGTGAAACGGCTCGCCGCCGCCAAGGCCGAGGCCGGCTGGGCGGCGATGCACGGACAGGGGCTCGCAGCGCTGCCGGTGCTCGCCGCCGACACCACCGTTGCGCTCGGCAGCGTCATTCTCGGCAAGCCCGCCGATGCGGCCGACGCGACACGGATGCTCCAGCGACTGTCCGGCACCACCCACGACGTGCTGACCGGCGTCGGCCTGCGCACCGAAGCCGGCGTCGACGTGGTCGTGTCGGTGAGCCGCGTGACCTTCATGCAGCTGAGCGACGCACAGATCGCCGCGTATGTGGCGAGCGGCGAGCCGATGGACAAGGCCGGCGCCTACGGCATCCAGGGCCTCGGCGGGCTGTTTGTCGCCCGGCTTGAGGGCAGCTTCACCGGCGTCGTCGGCCTGCCGCTGCACGAGACAGCCATGCTGCTCGGCCGCCACGGCCTCGGCCGGCTCGCTGCATAG
- the pncB gene encoding nicotinate phosphoribosyltransferase: MTGPVIASLLDTDLYKFTMMQEILHHQPEARAEYGFKCRNVPDVPLARFKAEIDAELDHLCTLRFAEDELAFLGGLRFIRSDFIDFLRLFQLQRHFVTVSVPADEPDGLAISIRGPMLHCMLFEIYCLAIVNEVYFRHVDETAALAVGRERLAAKVALLRDFARQPAQRFDFIFYDFGTRRRFSRAWHEEVVATLAREAKPYFRGTSNVLLAMRHGLTPIGTMAHEYLQAFQSFGSRLRDFQRNALEHWVREYRGDLGIALTDVVGTDAFLRDFDLYFCKLFDGLRHDLGDPYAWGEKAIAHYRTMKIDPSTKQLVFSDGLDLPRAFALYRHFAGRAPTSFGIGTDLSNDCGHTPLQIVIKLLYCNGQPVAKVSDSPGKGMCEDVNFLNYLGDVFDLPMSTGCVPGR; encoded by the coding sequence ATGACCGGCCCGGTGATTGCTTCGCTGCTCGATACCGATCTGTACAAGTTCACGATGATGCAGGAGATCCTCCATCATCAGCCCGAGGCCCGCGCCGAATACGGCTTCAAGTGCCGCAACGTGCCCGATGTGCCGCTGGCGCGCTTCAAGGCCGAGATCGACGCCGAGCTCGACCACCTGTGCACGCTGCGTTTCGCCGAAGACGAGCTGGCCTTCCTCGGCGGGCTGCGTTTCATCAGGTCCGACTTCATCGACTTCCTGCGGCTCTTTCAGTTGCAGCGGCATTTCGTCACCGTGTCGGTGCCGGCCGACGAGCCGGACGGGCTGGCCATCTCGATCAGGGGACCGATGCTCCACTGCATGCTGTTCGAGATCTACTGTCTGGCGATCGTCAACGAGGTGTACTTCCGCCATGTCGACGAAACCGCGGCGCTGGCGGTCGGCCGCGAACGCCTTGCCGCCAAGGTGGCGCTGCTGCGCGACTTCGCCCGCCAGCCGGCGCAGCGCTTCGATTTCATCTTCTACGATTTCGGCACCCGAAGGCGCTTCTCGCGCGCCTGGCACGAGGAGGTCGTCGCGACGCTGGCGCGCGAGGCGAAGCCGTATTTCCGCGGCACCAGCAATGTGTTGCTGGCGATGCGCCACGGCCTCACGCCGATCGGCACGATGGCGCACGAGTACCTGCAGGCGTTTCAGTCCTTCGGCTCGCGGCTGCGCGACTTCCAGCGCAACGCGCTTGAGCACTGGGTGCGCGAATACCGCGGCGACCTCGGCATCGCGCTGACCGACGTCGTCGGCACCGACGCCTTCCTGCGCGATTTCGACCTGTATTTCTGCAAGCTGTTCGACGGACTGCGCCACGATTTGGGCGACCCGTACGCATGGGGCGAGAAGGCGATCGCCCACTACCGGACGATGAAGATCGACCCGTCGACCAAGCAGCTGGTATTCAGCGACGGGCTCGACCTGCCGCGCGCGTTCGCACTGTACCGGCACTTTGCCGGCCGCGCGCCGACGAGCTTCGGCATCGGCACCGACCTCTCCAACGACTGCGGCCACACACCACTGCAGATCGTCATCAAGCTGCTCTACTGCAACGGCCAGCCGGTCGCCAAGGTCAGCGACAGCCCGGGCAAGGGCATGTGCGAGGACGTGAATTTCCTCAACTACCTCGGCGACGTGTTCGACCTGCCGATGTCAACCGGATGCGTGCCCGGGCGTTGA